The sequence AGCGCCTGGCTCGACGTCACCGGCACTGCGCCGGGCATGTTGGCGACGCAGTAATGCACGACGCCGTCGACCTCGTAAGTCGGATCGGCATGCGTGGTCGGATGCGAAGTCTCGAAACAGCCGCCCTGATCGATCGCGACGTCGACCAGCACGGCGCCCGGCCGCATCGATCTCAGCATCGCGCGGGTGACGAGCTTTGGCGCGCTGGCGCCCGGGACCAGCACCGCACCGATCACGACGTCTGCGGCGAACACCTCCTCTTCGACCGACTGGATGGTCGAAAAGCGCGTTCGCACCCGCCCGGTGAAGAGATCATCTAGCTCACGCAACCGGGGGATCGAACGGTCGATCACGGTGACCTCGGCGCCAAGACCTGCGGCCATGCGCGCGGCCTGCGTTCCCACCACGCCCCCGCCGAGCACGACGACGCGGGCCGGCTTCACGCCGGGCACACCGCCCAGCAGCAATCCGCGGCCCCCGGAGGACCGCTTGAGCGCGGCGCCGGCGGCCTCGACGGCGAGGCGGCCGGCGACTTCGCTCATCGGCGCGAGCAGGGGGAGGTGACCGGCCGCGTCGGTGACGGTTTCATAGGCAATCGCAGTACAGCCGGAAGCGAGCAAACCCTTGGCCTGCTCGGGATCCGGCGCAAGATGGAGATAGGTGAACAGGATCTGGCTTTCGCGGAGCTGGACCCATTCGCTCTTCTGCGGCTCCTTCACCTTCACGATCATGTCGGATGCGGCGAAGATCTCGCGCGCGCTCCCGGCGATCGCGGCCCCTGCCCGCCGGTACACCTCATCCGACGCACCGATGCCGCTGCCGGCGCCGGTCTCGACCGTGACCTGATGCCCGGCCGCGACGTATTCGCGGACCGCGTCGGGAGTGAGCCCGACGCGATATTCCTGCACCTTGATCTCCCTGGGCACACCAACACGCATCTCGAGCTCCTCCAGATTCACCTCGTGATCGTAGCGGCGAGCCCGGTTTGGTTTCGTGCAAATATCCGTTAGGTTTGCCGCATGTGCGCCGGTTTCCGGCGCCGAAGCGCCCTTTCATGCTGGAAACAAAACCTTGGCCCTCGACCGGAAAGATCTCGCTATCCTTGCGGAACTCACGACCAATGCGCGCGCCAGCCACACCGAGCTCGCCAACAAGGTCGGTCTCTCCAGCACCGCGCTGGCGCGGCGGCAGAAGACACTGGAGGACGACGGCTACATCCAGGCCTACCAGGCCGCGCTCGATCTGGCGCAGTTCGGCCTCACCACCACCGTGCTGGTGCGCATTGCGCTGGAGAGCCAGAGCGACGAGGCGCTGAAGGCATTCGAGGCCGAGGTGGTGAAGTGCCCCTCCGTCGTGCGCTGCTTCCTGATGTCGGGCACCGACGACTACATCCTGATCGTGCTCGCCCGCGACATCCAGGATTTCGAGCGCATCCACCGCACCGAGCTGTCGCGCCTGCCGCGCGTCGCGCGCGTGCAATCGAGCTTCGCGCTGCGCGAGATCGTCAACCGCGCGGTGCCGACGGTGGTGTTCGGCGAGGCGAAGCGCTGATTGGCTGCTGCCGATAATCAAGCATTTCCTAGGAACAAAGGCAGCTAGCGCCCGTTAGGCGCTATCGCCCAGCGGAACTGCATGCGCCCGGAGGGCGTCGCAGGACGTGGCCGCTTGGCTTTCTCCGGCAGCGAGTGCGGATTTCCGACATGGCCGA comes from Bradyrhizobium diazoefficiens and encodes:
- the ald gene encoding alanine dehydrogenase, producing the protein MRVGVPREIKVQEYRVGLTPDAVREYVAAGHQVTVETGAGSGIGASDEVYRRAGAAIAGSAREIFAASDMIVKVKEPQKSEWVQLRESQILFTYLHLAPDPEQAKGLLASGCTAIAYETVTDAAGHLPLLAPMSEVAGRLAVEAAGAALKRSSGGRGLLLGGVPGVKPARVVVLGGGVVGTQAARMAAGLGAEVTVIDRSIPRLRELDDLFTGRVRTRFSTIQSVEEEVFAADVVIGAVLVPGASAPKLVTRAMLRSMRPGAVLVDVAIDQGGCFETSHPTTHADPTYEVDGVVHYCVANMPGAVPVTSSQALNNATLPFGLMLANKGFAAVLENPHLRNGLNVHRGRITNKAVAESLGLEFAPVGSGLAA
- a CDS encoding Lrp/AsnC family transcriptional regulator: MALDRKDLAILAELTTNARASHTELANKVGLSSTALARRQKTLEDDGYIQAYQAALDLAQFGLTTTVLVRIALESQSDEALKAFEAEVVKCPSVVRCFLMSGTDDYILIVLARDIQDFERIHRTELSRLPRVARVQSSFALREIVNRAVPTVVFGEAKR